Genomic window (Gadus morhua chromosome 3, gadMor3.0, whole genome shotgun sequence):
AAGTGACTAACTTTTGCTCACATGAGTTTATTTTGCCTGTTTCGCCCAGAAACAGACCTCCTGTACGCTGCCAAGGTGTACAGGGACGACCGAATGCGCAAGAAGGCCGAACTAATGACCATGGACAACTGCAGGGAGCTGGACAGACTTAACGACCTATTCCGAGGGGGATGAGCTGGGGACGCCCCGTTTTAAATCTTATAAATGTATATGATAGATGTATGTACATGTTTTTTAAGGAAATATCTTTGAGGTAGacgtaaagaaaataaaaatgactaAAATGCTTTAGCCTTACTGTTGAGATTTTAAGGAGTCCCGTCATACCCTATTTTTCCTATTCCTAtcaccccaccctctcctctcggCCCATCCGTGTCCCGGAATCtaccttttttattattattttttgtattatacTGAACCATTCTCACCATATACTAGAAGCCTCCATGCATCctgattttctttttctggAACAAAGGAAAAAGACACTTGATTGTAAAGTGGAAAGGGACTTGTGGCCAACAACAGGGATTCTTCAAATGTCCTCATCTCAACCTGAACATCTACATTTTCCGCTTACTgtataaagaaagaaaagctgTATTTATTATGGAGACTGTCGATTTTTCTGAAGTACCTGTCCTAGCTGCCCTAGAGCGGCTTGTGGAGAACATAAAGAACCTAATTGAATGCTTCCTGGCTACCGACCCACCCATGTAGATGTTTTGGACATGGACCGAGAACAGTACAACTTTGATTTTGCTGCTCAAGAACATTGTATATTGTCTTCTCAAAATGTGAAGTTGTTGGGACATAGGCTGAAGGACTGCATTGAAGCTGTTATTATGAATACCTTGTTTCATTTTTGAATGTTTGGATTTTATGACATTATTTAAGTAGAGAAACTTTTTCTTTAATGCTCGACTAATCATTTGAATAAAGTAGAATATGTGACCATCTTGACACATTGGTCTAATGATACATTGAACCAATGGATCTGATCGAACatcatatgtatgtatgtatgtatgtatgtatgtatgcatgctgtTAAATGCTAGTTCATGTTATAGTTGGTTGTTACGTAATTGCGATTAAGAAAACTGGAGCAGTTTAGACTCTTGCTCTTTGCGGGCTTAACCATTTGAGATAGACTTCTAACTTGATAACAAAAAAGCAGCACCCTAACTAATGATGGGGAGTTGCTTCAATGTGGGAGGTAGTGTTTAGAAAATCCGACACGTTGGCGTTTGATAAACGGCATTTTCGTAATCAGTAATCACGTGATTACACCGAACCCGGAAACGACTTGACAACTTCAGCAACCTTTGCCACAATATTCTTGAAGCGAATTAGGAAAACAATAAAGATGGTATACTAATATATACTAACAGGAAAATATTTGTAGTTGTCAATCAAGTGCAATATGCGCTACCGTGCCTCGATGggtgtttttggtttgtttttctgtgGGGGACTAttgcgtgtgtctatgtctaaACAAGAACCCGAAACGCCAGACTGGCGAAAGACTTTAAAAACAATCCGTAATGGAGTTCACAAGATTGATACATATCTAAATGTTGCGCTGGACCTGTTTGGCGGCTATGATGGTTTGTGCCAATATAAATGCACTGATGGTAAGCTATCCTTTCTGTCCTCGTTGGCATAGTGTACGTTTTTCATTAAAGTTGCTGACTGAATAAAAAGTGTGTCATCTGTTGTAATTCTGTGAAATATATTGTCACATAATCTTCTCGTAACAGCCAAAACGTGTAATTTGTATGGTATGTCATTTGCCCCTTGTAGGATATCAGCCAGCCCCTCGTCCTGGCTACAGACCACCGCCCCCTAACGGCTGCGGATCTCCACTGTTTGGATTCCATGTGAGCCTGGATTACATTATGAAACATTTAGGAAAACATGAATTACTACAGTATACCTTTTTTTATGTCGCAATGTTTTACCATGTAAGCCAAACAAGAGTGATAAACGATACAAATGTCTGTTTGAAGTTTGACATAGGAATCCCATCCATGACCAAGTGCTGTAACCAACATGACCGTTGTTACGACTCCTGCGGTCGTCAGAAACTTGACTGTGACGAACAATTTCAAGACTGCCTTGATACCATCTGCAGGAACGTGCAACAGACTCTGGGATTGGCCCAAGGGGTCCAAGGTAATAACAACCGGCGACAAgaaaatgttttattcaatGGCACAACGTGACGTTTTAAAGCTACGTAGGGCACTGCTGAATTCTAAGTAGCCTATATGGGTcagaatattttttgttttgttgcaaTAATAGGTTCAGCATTGACATTCATATATTTTTAACTCTACTGAGCTCATAAATATGACATTTCTAGTAATCTCAACCATGTAGTCAAACAAACAGCTAATAAATAGGCTAGGGTTTTACAACTTTTCATGAATTGGGACATTAACAGATTTAAATGCACCATGAAGTGAGTACACATGCTAATACCTGTAGGGTTACTTTATAATTACCATGGTGGTGTATTGTCTAAACGGGGACATTATTTTCCACTTGTGTGCTGCTGAGTGCTCATGTCCTCCTTGTCTCCCGACAGCGTGTGAGTCAGCGGTGATTTTGCTCTTTGATGCAGTCATGCATTTGGGATGTAAACCTTACCTGGACAGCCAGCGGGAGACCTGCATTTGTCAGTTTGAGCTGATGAAGGAGTTGtgaccaacaaaaaaacacTGTGAAGTGGGCTGTGAAGAGCAAGTGATTACATAAAACACTGGAAAAAGGAAACTACAGCTTTTCAAACTTTAAAAAGTATTACTCAGGGTTTAGTGGTGGGGTATTTCTGGCAAGTGAATGTGGATTATAAGCATTactttattaattatttatgtatttagaTAATATTTGAATTCTACAAATGTGCAATATTGTTTAAATCGATTACATTCAAGTTAATAATGGAATGGAAAACAATGGAAAACGGcaaataaatgtttgtgtggaaaTACAATTGTTGTCTTCCAGGTCAATCGATTTTTGTTCGACCAGGAAACTACTGTATCTTACATCCTGTTCATTGTACTAAAACGTAATGAAGTCCATAAAAATAAGTTAACTTAATAGATAAGATTTGGATTTTGATATTAAAGATGACATAAAAATCAGTGTTAAACTGAACATGCTGCTGTGCTGTCGCACCAATCAGACACTCTGCCTTTAAAAGCGAGCCATCGTTTTATAAATTACATTGTTATTCAATTATTGGAGGGATATTATCCTACACTCATACCTCTACTGTACTGTGTCCCCCTCTTTTATAGGGAGGTTGACTGTTTTATTGGCAAGTTTATTTAAAAGTCAGCAAGTAAGTAACAAAGTTGCTGGAAAGATCATGGGGCACCCATGATCTTCCAGCTGTGTTCACTATACGTTGCAGGGCTCTCCTGTAGTAGTCAGTGCAGCTCCCGCCCCACACAGTGATGCAGCTGGacaggatgctctcaatggtgtcCCGGTAGAATGTGCACTTGATGGGTGGGAGGTAGTGAACAACAATCTCTTTGGTTTTGCTGACATTCAGTAGGAGGTTGTTTTATCTGCACCACGTGGTCAGAAGGTTGACTCCTTCCTGCAGTGGCTCTCGTCGTCCTTGGTGATGAGTCCCACCAGAGTTGTGTCGTCCGCAAACTTCCCCATGTGATTGGTGCTGTTGAAATTACATTGTTATTCAATTATTGGAGGGATTTAACTTGGCAACAGTCCCATACAATTGGAGCAGCagtaattattatatttaaaaaaattaaatacaacGTTGACTCTTTCATAAATGATTATCCACGTAACTTTAACTATATTGCTTATACTTGATCTaactccccgcccccccccacacacgcccTACTCCAACCAACCCCTGGCGATCCGTTCGTATATTGGCATTCTGGAACAACCATCATTGGCCAACATGAAAATAGAGACATCTCTGAACCCAAACTTCACTGAGGAGTGCATCTGCTGCTGGGGGCTTTCCAACTTCCAGCAACACGTGGCAAGTGGGGCCCACTTAGGGTAGCAACTTTCTAACTTACTTGCTGACTATTAAATGAACTTGGCAATAAAACGGTCAACCTCCCTGTAAAAGAGGGGGATACAGTACAGTAGAGGTATGAGTGTAGGATAATAATGTGTACCGTACAGTGAAGTCAGGGAAAGTCATGGACAATGCAGGAGGACAAGGAATCCAAGTTGCCAGCTCccttctttttctttgttcttcatgtaaaaaataaactgaAAACTGCTGTAAGGTATCTCTTTTTGATTTtatatgttgttgaaataaatATATCCAGCCTCCAAAGGAATTGGATTAAGACTTTTCTAGTTTCTCCTATTCTTATCCATCCTCAATGAACATACCCCGGAAGCTTGTTGGGCACTAGCCTCTAACTTGGGAGATTGTTAACAAGTGACTGCATTTCTTCGTAGGAGGGAACAAGAGTTATAGTCTCATCTTAGAAAACTCTTGGATCACATAacaatacatacatgcatacatattatTTTGCTCTTACTTCTGGCATGATTCTTAATGTTTGTTCAgtttagggttagcgttagtatcagtttattgatattattactgtgtgtctgtgtgtgtttcctttgtttgtgtgtctgcttgccccccccccccccccgtgtgtgtgtgtgtgtgtgtgtgtgtgtgtgtgtgtgtgtgtgtgtgtgtgtgtgtgtgtgtgtgtgtgtgtgtgtgtgcatggccgtgtgtgtgtgtttgaatacctatgtatgtgtgtgtttgtgtgtgtgtgtgtgcgtgtgctgccTCATAAAGTGAGGCTATAATCCAAAATGTCTCAcaattacatacatacattttttaaatggctgGCCTCAGCAGGAATCGAACTCCTAGCCAATGGTGTATGGTCTATCAGTTGAGCTGCGGGCATGGTGAAGGCTGCCGGTCACTTGTCAGGAGAGGATACCTCCAATGCCTTGAATTCAAACAGATATTGTTTTTGTAGCAGACTTTCATCTCACTTTCATCACTTTGACACCAGTGGTACTATTTTCTTAATGAGACATATAAatgcatgtctgtatgtctgtcagGATTCTCGtatggactgttgttttttgtctccccctacctgttggagtgtgataattctggactttgtttatgtttgtagccatgtgttggtcatgtgcCCGGAGTaacacccatgtccttatttgcGCAACTTCCTGCCTTTGTCTGTTTCCCTCCAATTTTTCTGTTCACCTGTCTcttattttgtattgatttgttgAGTATTTAAACACTGCCCTTTCTGttcactttgtcagatcgtcacgcTATGtatagtctcgcaaagccagaccaaactacagcaagtagaatgctATGTACTGTTTGCTACCTGGCTGCCACGTGAGTGAgactagcgtgaagctctttaaagagaaGTTATAGTTTACTGtttttcccggttttgaaccctgcctgttttggACTAAGTCTTCTGCCTATCGGttttggatctcttgcctgTACATGTCCgtctgtatctgtctgcctgcttgCCTGCCTGTTTACGAACCCCGCCTAtacctggaatctgatttgGCTGCTG
Coding sequences:
- the pla2g12a gene encoding group XIIA secretory phospholipase A2 — translated: MRYRASMGVFGLFFCGGLLRVSMSKQEPETPDWRKTLKTIRNGVHKIDTYLNVALDLFGGYDGLCQYKCTDGYQPAPRPGYRPPPPNGCGSPLFGFHFDIGIPSMTKCCNQHDRCYDSCGRQKLDCDEQFQDCLDTICRNVQQTLGLAQGVQACESAVILLFDAVMHLGCKPYLDSQRETCICQFELMKEL